A region from the Triticum aestivum cultivar Chinese Spring chromosome 3D, IWGSC CS RefSeq v2.1, whole genome shotgun sequence genome encodes:
- the LOC123074150 gene encoding 17.5 kDa class II heat shock protein: protein MEGRMFGLETPLMTALQHLLDIPDGEAGGPGNAGGEKQGPTRAYVRDARAMAATSADVKELPGAYAFVVDVPGLGSGDIKVQVEDERVLVISGERRREEKEDARYLRMERRMGKLMRKFVLPENADTEKISAVCRDGVLTVSVEKLPPPEPKKPKTIQVQVA from the coding sequence ATGGAGGGCAGGATGTTCGGGCTGGAGACCCCGCTGATGACGGCGCTGCAGCACCTGCTGGACATCCCCGACGGCGAGGCCGGCGGGCCCGGCAACGCCGGCGGCGAGAAGCAGGGCCCGACGCGCGCCTACGTCCGCGACGCGCGCGCCATGGCGGCCACCTCCGCCGACGTGAAGGAGCTGCCGGGCGCGTACGCGTTCGTGGTGGACGTGCCGGGGCTGGGGTCCGGCGACATCAAGGTGCAGGTGGAGGACGAGCGGGTGCTGGTGATCAGCGGCGAGCGCCggagggaggagaaggaggacgCCAGGTACCTGCGGATGGAGCGCCGCATGGGCAAGCTGATGCGCAAGTTCGTGCTGCCGGAGAACGCCGACACGGAGAAGATCTCCGCGGTGTGCCGCGACGGGGTGCTCACCGTGTCCGTCGAGAAGCTGCCGCCGCCCGAgcccaagaagcccaagaccaTCCAGGTCCAGGTCGCCTGA